In Drosophila nasuta strain 15112-1781.00 chromosome 2R, ASM2355853v1, whole genome shotgun sequence, a single genomic region encodes these proteins:
- the LOC132785733 gene encoding inhibitor of growth protein 2 has product MIASESEAINSATYVDNYLDSVENLPDDVQRQLSRIRDIDVQYRGLIRDVDHYYDLYVSQQNSTDTNRRSRSISRMHQSLIQAQELGDEKMQIVNHLQEIIDSKVRQLDTDQQNLDLKDERDPYMLLDDGPPSKLQRLQSPMCDQGNSAANSGLNSSGLGNSGGNSLGKDHYGAVPFGGVGVASASGVMSGNGGNSTPTYDRSGQHLGNGGNSLNGNYCGGGGNDLQRSGSKRSRRRNESLVNNGSSTEMGGNESTSANEAGSSGNGHSSDRKGSISGVGQRKSHVQMSSGGIAGGAAGGAGNAGGSSSKKKKRKVRGGGASNTTANAREETPPPEPIDPDEPTYCVCNQISFGEMILCDNDLCPIEWFHFSCVSLVLKPKGKWFCPNCRGERPNVMKPKAQFLKELERYNKEKEEKT; this is encoded by the exons ATGATTGCATCCGAATCGGAGGCCATCAATTCAGCCACTTATGTGGACAACTATCTAGATTCCGTAGAGAATCTGCCCGACGATGTACAACGCCAGTTGTCCAGAATTCGTGATATCGATGTCCAATACCGAG GTTTAATACGTGATGTGGACCACTACTATGACCTCTATGTGTCGCAGCAGAACTCAACGGACACCAATCGGCGTTCTCGCTCCATTAGCCGAATGCATCAAAGTCTCATACAGGCGCAAGAGTTGGGTGACGAGAAAATGCAGATTGTGAATCATTTACAGGAGATCATTGATTCCAAGGTGCGGCAACTTGACACTGATCAACAGAATCTCGACCTGAAAGATGAACGTGATCCCTACATGCTGCTAGACGATGGTCCACCCTCGAAGCTACAACGCCTCCAAAGTCCCATGTGTGATCAAGGCAACAGCGCTGCGAACAGCGGATTGAATAGCAGTGGACTGGGCAACTCGGGCGGCAATTCCTTGGGCAAGGATCACTACGGTGCTGTGCCATTTGGTGGCGTAGGTGTAGCCTCAGCGTCGGGCGTTATGAGTGGGAATGGTGGCAACTCAACGCCAACATATGATCGCTCAGGGCAGCACCTGGGCAATGGTGGCAACAGCCTCAATGGAAACTATTGCGGTGGTGGTGGCAACGATCTGCAGCGTTCGGGAAGCAAACGTTCGCGTCGACGCAATGAGAGCTTGGTCAACAATGGCAGCTCCACGGAAATGGGCGGCAACGAATCGACGTCAGCGAACGAAGCGGGCAGCAGTGGAAATGGACACAGCAGTGATCGTAAAGGTTCCATTAGCGGTGTTGGACAGCGCAAGAGTCATGTACAAATGTCAAGTGGAGGAATTGCTGGTGGTGCTGCAGGAGGTGCTGGCAACGCCGGCGGCAGTTCGagtaagaagaagaagcgtaAAGTACGTGGCGGTGGCGCTTCGAATACAACGGCAAATGCACGAGAGGAAACGCCTCCACCCGAGCCTATTGATCCGGATGAGCCAACGTATTGCGTGTGTAATCAG ATATCCTTTGGCGAAATGATACTCTGCGATAACGATTTGTGCCCTATCGAGTGGTTCCACTTTTCATGCGTGTCACTGGTGCTCAAACCGAAGGGCAAATGGTTCTGTCCCAATTGTCGTGGAGAGCGACCCAATGTCATGAAGCCGAAGGCGCAATTCCTCAAGGAACTCGAGCGCTATAataaggagaaggaggagaaaacttaa